DNA sequence from the Sulfoacidibacillus ferrooxidans genome:
TTGAACTGCCATCACCGGAATCCTGTCAGGAAACTGCAAAACGCTTTTCTTATGAAGACCAGGTTGATAATTTTGAGCGTGTGCTTAAAACCTGCCCACTTCGTAATTAGGTAGGATAAGGGATATTTATTATGATATAGAAAATAGCTTACAAATGCTATGCTGTGCCTGTTCGATCATGGATCGGTTTGCATAGAACATTTGTAAGCTATTTTCATTGCACGGTGTGTATTAGTTGGCCACACCGTGCATATGCCCTGTAATGAGTGCATTTAATTGTTTGCCATCTTTCACAAAGCGTGCAAGTACTTGCTTCAGATGGGCATAATTAAGAAGGGTGTGGTGTGACAACGAATTTGTCCGAACACGATAATAGACCAGTGGTAGATGCAAGGAGACAAGTAGGCCAATCTTGGCAGCACGAGCAAAGTAATCAAGATCTTCTAGTACAGGTAGACTCTCGTCCCATGCGCCAATTTTAGTTGCAAATCCCGCGCGCATAATTGCCGTGCTTGGAAGTGGGCTTCCTTCTAATACTTCTTGCAATTCTATAGGTCGAAGTGGCCAGGGGCCTTGATTGCGTGTGATCTGATTAGGATCAGTGGTGACTTGGCTAACAAGCATATCAATTTGTGGTTCATGTTCGAGTACGGCACATTGCCATTGTAATTTATTTGGCAACCAAACATCATCAGCATCGCAAAAAGCAACATAGTCGCCTGTTGCCATCTGGATGCCTGTGTTACGCGCTGCGGAAGGACCTTTATGTTCCTGACGAATGCATTTCACCTGTGGATAAAATAGCTTAATTAGGTCTGTTGTTTGGTCTGTGGAACCGTCATCGATAACGATAATTTCGGTAGGGATAGACTGTGCCTCAATGGCATTTATAGTTTGGCCAATAGTCGTGCGCCCATTGTGAACGGGAATGATCACACTTACTGTGGGCAGTGTCATAGGTGAACCTCCTTGTCATGACGACGTCTCGCGAATCGCGTTTCGCCGTCTTGTTGTGATCGTCATGAGAAAGGCGACAGTGGTTATTTTCCTCCTTTAAAGAAGTGAATTCAAGGTTTTCATGTTACAGAATACTGACATATACATTGAATAAATAATGGAAAAAAACTGAATAGACAGATGTTTCCTTTATCTTATTGAATGACTTACCAATTGACGATTTCAAGACAAACTGTTACGGTTTCCTTAGATAAAAACGTGAATGTATAGTCTGTGGAGAGTGGGTGTGCTTGTGCGGCAACAATGGGAGAGATCACAACGTAAGCAGCGTTATCTTAGTGGGAAAAAGACTTTAGTGGGGATGACAACACTTGCGCTATGCACGATGGCGGGAGCACCTGCATTTGCGATGAGCCACAGTACAAATACTCATGAAGATACAGTGCGCGCACCGATGCGAGGATCTAGTTCCACTCTCATTCTCCCAATCGTCGCCAATGGTCAGCAAATCAATTTGACCATTCCAACCATTCCAGAAAATTACTTTGGTGATGGAGAAATTTCTGTTATTGGCACGATTGATCTGAATGGGATCATGGTAAATATATCAGGAGTAAAGTTGGGGTTGAATGTAACATCTGGAACGGAAGGCGTTTTACAAATTATTGGCGTGCCATATGTGACGTCCATTGCTGTGAGCGGACAGAGTGATACGGTGCAAACGGGAGTAAATGATGCATTGGCTCTTACAGCGATCAATGCTAAGGGTGAATCAATGGGTATTCCAAGTGAAGTGCGAGTGAAGGAAAATGTGACCGGACCACAGGGTGTAGGTACATCGGAGTACGGCGTTACTGATGGTGCGTTTTATGCCAAAGTTGCAGGAACATATACGATTACACCTGTAATAACAGAATTTGGAGAGACCGTAACAGGTCCATCCATAACCATTACAGTAACTTCTACCAGCACGAGTAAAGCAACAGGAACAACAGGAACAACAGGAACAACAGGAACAACAGGAACAACAGGAACAACAGGAACAACAGGAACAACAGGAACAACAGGAACAACAGGAACAACAGGAACAACAGGAACATTTTTGTCTGGTGATGGACAGTCTGTGCCTTCCGTTACATTGCAAAATGCAGCTACAAACGATCAGGCCTTCTGGACGCGCGCGAGTGAGTCACTCTATGTGATTGCTCAAACGGCTAACCCAGTCAATACATCGGCGCAGGGTGGAACTATGTTAAGTGTAGCTCCTGGACAGACACTTTTCTTGGCTGCATACGAAGCAACTGGTAATGTTCCAAACTCTGAAACCACATGGGATGTCAATAGTCCTGATGCAAAGATTTCGACTACTCCAGGGCAAATGTATGGTGGTACAAATGGCACTCAAATGATGGCAACTGCACAATTTGTCGCGTCTAAACCAGGGGTATATACGATTCAAGCGGATGATCACGGCACGTACAGTGTTCCACTAGTGATCACTGTCGGGAAAAGCTCACTCGCAAGTGTACCTTTCACCGAATCAGCTACACAAATGGGTGTTCTGCCACTACCATCTTCTCTTCCTACACAAACACCGGTTCAGGCAGGTGGTATATCCTACACCACTTATCCAGCACAGGGGACATGGATACCGATATCTGGAACCGTTAATGGGACTGCTAGTTCTATGACAGCGTTGTTGCTCTATGGTGGGCAAGAGTGGAGCTATCGTCTTCCTGTTGGAACAAATGGCACCTTCTCAGGGTACGTGGAGTCTCCTTTTACAGGTGCAGTCACGGTTGATTTGGTTCCTGACTTTTTATCTGCACTCACGAAAAATCAGGGATCATTGCCTACTGCGGATTATGCTACAGAATATACGGTAGATCCAACAGGCGCGAGCTTAACGAGCACGCAAGCAGGGTTGCTATCTTCAACGACCATGGATGACAATGTTAATCCGCCCTACCAGACGATTGCTGATGCGCTCATTGAAAATTCACCCACTTTAAATACTGGCATTGAAGCAATTAGCAATTATGTGAGTGATTTAGTCGTATATGACTTTAATGAGCTAAACGCAAATCAGTATGTGTGGCAAGATGCAGGAACTACGTTTACTAATCAGTCGGGTGTGTGTGAAAATTATGCACAATTGACTGCATCTATGTTGCGGTTAGTGGGAATTCCGGCACAAACTATTGGTGGTTATGGAGATGCAACATGGACCACACCTAATTACTCGGATACCAATCCTCAAGATGCTCATGAGTGGGTAGAGGCATGGAATGGTTCAGAGTGGGTTATGCTCGATCCCACATGGGCTGATGGCAATCAAAGTGTCAATAATTTATTGACGAATCAATACTTTACTAATACGGTTTCTTTTTCTGAAACACATGCAGCACAAGCCGACCAGATTGGCACTGATTTTTCGGCATATGGCAGGAAAAACTCATTATATAGCAAGAGCCACAACTATGATCCATTATTTTGAAAATATACAATAAAATTCTTGAAGGTACTATTAAGATCTGAGAATTGATCATTCTAGTTGTTTAGTTTATACTAAGTAAAGTACCTACGAGCTTCTGCGTGGGTTTTTGCTATCCTTTTAAGTTTCTCTATGGATGATCGTTCTCTTTAATAGAAGCGATCTGCGCATTCGGTTGAACGGACAAGCAGTAAACTTCTATAAGAGCCTGTTCAAAAAGGGGGCAGGTAAGACCCACGCAGTGCAAGGAAGCAAGCCAAGAATGTGGACTGAGCGTACGTTTTGGGTACGTGAGGGAGCATTCTTGGCGCTGACGCTGCCATGCGCCAGGGAGTTCTGACCCCTTTTTGAACAACCTCTATAAGATAAGGATGTGTTATTTTTTGAAAAAAATACGAGTGGCAGCAACTGCAATAACCATGCTTATGGCGGGGACCTTACTTTTGTCTGGCTGTGGTACAGCTTCTAATGCAGCGGCTAGTTCAGAGACTACGACAGCAACAGCAGCTACGCAAACTGCGACAGGCATTGCAGCTAGTAGTTCACCCACGACTAGCACCACAGTGTCTAATCAGAGTTCAGGAACAAAAAGTTCGGGTACATCTGGAACCATGACAACAGGCGCGTCTACAGCGAGTAGCACACAGGTGACTACACATGCGATTGCCCCTAGTAAGATTCCTGCTGGTGCAGTGAAAAAGACAGTAAAGGCAAGTACATCGGGTGCTTTATCTGCCTCGTCTAACACGATGGCATCGATTGTGTTGCCAAGCTATGTGCCAACGGGTGTAAAGGTTGAAAAGATGTTTCTTGATATCAAACCGGTTGTGGGGACTAATCAACCGGAAAGAGTAGTACCTGTCACTGACTACCACATTACTTCTAGGACACTAACAATTGCTGTTCCGCATGTGGAACCAGGGCATTATCTGTTAATTCCTGAATTTACAGGACTCGTAAAGGGCTCCATGCAGTTATTCGTGATTACAGCTGGGGTTAACCTTACGGCTCAGGCATAATCACTTTGCAGTATGATAGTTAGTAAAGTAGGATAGGCTCGTGATTTTGGCCCACTGATTATTTTTGTCAGTGGGTATTTTTACTATGAAAATGTGAGATTGATGGCTTGCAGGATGAAACATCTGCATGTATAATGCAAGTGTATACTTGCGTAAGTGAGTGCTTGCATATGGCGAAAGTGGTGTGCAGGGTATAGATGCAGGGTATAGATATAGTGCAAATAGGGTCTAAGGTGTAATTGACATAGGGAAGGGATGGGATGGCAGATGCGAAGTATGGGATTTTTTGCGAAGGTGGCAGTGGTGACTGCGCTTTTCACATGTTCAGTATCGACAGAAATTTTCGCACAGGAGTCGACAGTTGGATATTATCCGTTACGTAATATTTATATGCAAGTAAATCAACAACAAGTAGAGCATGCCAAATCGATTCGCGCGATTGATCCTGCAAGTGGTGAGATGACTACGTATACACCTATTTGGTATGTGATGCAGATTCTAAAGAATTTAGGTATTCAACAGACTTGGAATGGTGTGAACTGGAACCTTGAGTTACCGCCGAATGTAGCTCCTAAGATTAATCTGCAAGCGGTTTCCCCGGGTATTGGGGAAAAGCATATTTATGTAAATGGCGTTCTTTATGAAAATGTACACGGGATTGCCTATCCAGATCCGTATTCTGGAGTCATGACAGAATACATGCCAATTTGGTATGTGATGCACATTTTACAAAGCATCGGGTTTAATTCCACGTGGACAGGATATGTATGGAATGTGACCCCGCCTAATTCTTTAAGCCAGACAACCACCACATCACAGCTACCAACTGTGACCAAATTGAGTTTTTTGGAGCAATTTGAAAGTCAATTAGGTATCGTACCAAACTATAGTGGTACGGATACCTTTACTGATGTATCCGATAACACGCCTGCATTTGCAGCTGTGAATGCAGCATTGGTTGATCATCTAGTCACACCTGATTCATCTACGTATTTTGGTGCTAATGATCCAGTGAGTACCGCAGAAGTGGCACAGTGGTATTGGAATTACAAGGACATCGGTCACGCTGAGTATGAGCCTGGAGAGACTCCTACCGCATGGGCATCTTATATTGGTTTGACTACCAATGTAGGCGATGTCTCGGCAATTAATACAGTGCAAGCGACTCAATTGCTACAAAATATCCAAGCGTTACAACAAGGCTATCGCACACTTGGAACGGGCAACTATCAAATTGTCTATCCAGTTGCAGATGAATATGATGCTGTCTTTAAAGGAGAAACGACCGCTCCGCCTAGCGGATATCAGTCAACAATTATCGGCACATATCGCATGTTAGATGATCTGACAGTGCAAGTGTCCAATGGCGAGATGACAGTGCAAGTGCCAGGCCTTCCTGATACGAGTAATTGGGCTTTTGGTAGTTGGCTGTACAGTGGAGATTCATTGAATTATAGTCTTGACAATGGATCGACTTGGATGTCTACTTCACGCTATGATTCTAATAATGACAGTATGGGAGGTACGAGTACGCCACCAGATACTATCTTGTTGCGCACCAAGCATTTACAGTCAGGAATTATCGTGGAGTTTGGTGATGTGCCAGCGTATGAAGTACCTGTGTATCAAGGCGGTGTGCATATTTCCTATACGCCAAGTCAAGGACTAGTCGTCACGCGCATGATGACGGCAAATGTCAACTGATTTATCCATTTAGTGGTTTAGTTACTTTCATTAAAAGATCAGGAGCATGTATCGCATGTGTGAAGGCCCTGAAAGCTGAGACTATTATCGTCTGCTTTCAGGGCCTTCACGATGTTATGCTTACCTCTGTGATTACTTTGCTTTTAACACAGAGGTTTGTAACTGCTTAATCGTCGAATAAAGTGGATCGGATTTTGGTATTGTTTTTAGTGCTTGTTGTAACGTTTGTTTTTCTGCGGTTATGTTTTTCAATTGGCCTTGGCATAAGGCGAGATTCCACCAGCCATACGCATAGGTTGGGTTGACTTGTGTTGCTTTTTGATAATAGGGCAACGCCTTTTGTGGTTGACCTAGTGTTCGCAAATAAATATTTCCAATGTTGTTATAAGGGATTGCATCTGTTGGCGCAATCTTAATCGCTTTTTCATAATAACTAATCGCTAGGTGTGGATGGCTATTGACATTAGCACTTAGTGCAGCATTGATTTGTGCTTGTTCATTTGTCGGTTGGCTTTGGGCTAGGGACTCAAAGTGTTTTAACTTTGCAGCACCTTTATAGGTGGATCCTCCCACTATAACTGACTCGGTTCCATTCGGATTTTTCACCACAACATTGTTCTGTGGTTTATTCGAATTTGTTGTGGAAGGAACTGTCGTGGTAGGTGATGTACTTGTAGTCGTTGTCGTTCCACAGCCTGTCAGGGACATGGCTGTGATTAGACCTGCTGCACCTATACCGAGCAACTTATTTTTTATTGTAAACATGTGATACACCATCCCATCCTTTGTCTTGTCTTTAGTCGGTTGTTCCCCCGTAGTATGCCTGCATCTGCAAGCGTCTATGTAGGAGACGCATCCGGTTATTGAGTTTTGGCATGCGGGGGATGTCTCCTATTTGCACATATTTCCACTATGGGGTTAATCACTATTAACCTATCATAAAAAGATTGCTAGAGCAAGTTATGTAGTAAGGACGTCAATTTTTAGTCATACTCAAGCGTTTTCATCATGTTAAAGGGATAATATTAATATTGATACAAAATTTACATCACTATTTCGTGTGTCCGTTTCGTTATACTAGACTCAAAGGAAAAGGAGACGATTATGCGTACAAAGACATGGATGACGATGGTTGCTATTGCATCGCTTTCTTTTAGTTTATCCACTGCAGCATGTGCTGATTCTCTTCCCTATAAGGATATATCGGATAGTTTTGCTCAAACAGCTATCGTGCAACTTACGCAAGCGGGTGATATTCATGGTTATCCTAACGGCACATTTCGACCCCATGCAGTGATTACACGAGGGCAGTTTTTGGCCTATATGATGAATGTATTAGAACCGTATACAGGAATAACTGCAGTTCCACATGGGACTTTTTATCCAGATGTGCCTCCTGGCAATTGGGATTACAACGTTGTTGGAAGCGCACAAGTTGCAGGGTGGTTAAATACTTATTGGTTAAATTTAAGTGATGGATTTCATGAAAATGATCAAGCGTCGCGTGGTGATGCCGCATCCATGTTTGTGGGGGCATTAGAGCATTCAAAGTTTGACTTTACTCTTCCGCAAGGCGTTACACCTTTGACATATGCTACTGAACTTGGCATGTTTGCAGGATTACCTGCAACTGCTAATCCAGTATACTTCAACCGCGCAGATGCAGCAGTTGTTCTTAATAACGTATTGACGTTGTGTAAGCAATTTGTAGCAAAGGGGCCCGTTGGTATTCGTGGTGAATTGCCTGACGTAGTTAGCGGATCTAGTTCACAAACGTCATCTGCTTCTACTACAGCAAGTACAGCATCAACTACGTCGTCTACGACGACATCATCCGTACCATTTACGACTATGGTAACGACGAGTGGTTCACAAATTGATGTTGTACTTGGGTTTAATTATGGGGGTAGTTTAGCTAGTGATCTTACAGAAGACGAACAGGATACGGATGTCAATACAATTGTCTATGATGGTTTTCATTTAAATAGCTCTTTACAATTCAATGGTACGTTACCTGCATCATTTGCAGATACGCTGCATACGTATGGCAAACAGGTCTATGGGTTATTTGGAACTGAAGATCCGACCTTGCTTACAGAGGCATTGGCGACAACTCAAAGCCGCGCGGCACTGGTGCAACAGATTGCTAGTGTGTGTGATACTTCACATCTTGATGGGGCCAATATTGATTTTGAAGACGTTCCTGGTTCTCTAGAGTCGGATCTCACCGCATTTATGCAACAATTAACGACGGCTTTGCAAGCTAGTGGCATGAAGACGTCGATTGATGTTGCAGTACCATCCGCTGGATCTTGGTCACAAGCGTATGATTATGGCCAACTAGGGAAGATCACAAACTATGTGTTCTTGATGGCGTATGATGAGCACTGGAGTGGCGATATCACACCTGGAACTGTAGCATCTCTACAGTGGGTGCAAAATAACGTAAATATACTTTTGCAAGATGGTACTCCTGCCGATCATTTGATTCTTGGTCTGCCACTGTATACAAGGGCGTGGCAAACTGGAAATACCACACAAATGCACAGCATACCTATTGGCGAGATGGAATCCATGATCGCAAGTGGACAAACCACCCAAAGTTCATTTGACCAATCGGTAAACCAGTGGGTTAATGTTTACAACGACAGTACAGGGACACAATGGGAATTTTGGCAGGATGGATTTAAAAATTTACAGTCTATGGGTTCTCTGGCTATTAAAGATCAGTTAGCGGGAGTGGGTTACTGGCAACTTGGAGATGAAACGCCTTCGCAGTGGTCCTTTATTTTACCGGTTGGACTTGGGGGTACAGCGATAGCTAGTTCATCATCCAATACAACGGGTGCGTAGACAGATAAGCGGTTGCTCATACTAGTAGGGTTGATTGTTACAAGTTGTGGTAGTGGGTACCCTGCCTTGCTTGCATGATTTGAAGTTTTGACTTTTGATCTACGGGTAGACGGCAGGGATGTATGGATTGTAATGGAAGGAGACCTCTGAAGCGATGAGTAATCATTCACCCGAAGGAATGCCAGCTATTTTAGTGCCTGTGCAGGAATTGGAGTCGAGAGAAGCACGGCTCGATCCATTTCCATGGTTTTCTACTATGCGTAAAGCGTCACCTGTGCGCTATGACGCGACACGTCACTCGTGGGATGTTTTTTGTTATGATGAGGTACTTGCTGTGTTAAAAGATCACGATACTTTTTCTTCTGTACGGCCAAAGCTTGGTCCGCGGTTACTAGGCAGTGTCATTGGTGAAGACCCACCGAAACATCAGCAATTGCGCAATATCGTAAGTCGGGCATTTACACCGAAAACGGTAGCTGACTTAGAACCAAGGATCAAAGCGATCATTACAGACTTGATCGATCAAGCGATTGAAGAACATGGACATTTTGATTTTGTAGCGAAAATTGCTGTGCCACTACCTGTGATTGTGATTGCAGAATTACTTGGCGTACCGATTGATGATAGGCCACTTTTTAAGCACTGGTCCGATGTGATTGCAAAGGGTGCAACGGAAAATTCGATGTCGGGTTTAGCGACACTCATGTCAGAAAAGACTCAGGCAAAAGAAGAGTTGGATTCCTATTTTTTGCATATTTTGAATGAACGAAGAGTGGATCCTAAGGAAGATCTGATTTCACATCTCGTGCAAGCGGAGGTGAATGGAGAACACCTCCGTGATGAAGATCTACTTGAATTTTGCATTTTACTACTTGCGGCAGGAAATGAGACGACAACCAATCTATTGACGAATACCGTGCGTAGATATTGTGAGGATCCGTCATTACAGGTTTATCTGCGTGAACATCTAGAGGCCATCGATGTGGCAACAGAAGAATCGTTGCGGTTTTATTCTCCTATTCAAGCTACCAATCGCTATGCGACAAAAGATGTGCAACTCGGCGGGCACATAATTCATGAGGGTGATCAAGTGGTTGTGTGGATCGGATCTGCGAATCGCGATGAACAACAATTTGTAGCAGCAGACACGTTTGTTATGGACAGGCATCCAAATAAGCATATAGCATTTGGACATGGTATTCATTTTTGTCTAGGGGCACCACTTGCGCGTTTAGAAGCGCACGTTGCGCTACCAGCTATATTAGAGCGTATGTACGCTATGCATTTTGAAATGGACGGGACTCTGCAACCCATTCCAAGCTCTCTTGTTTATGGAACGAGTCAAATGGAGATTGCCTATAGACTTCCATCATAATGAAGATTGAAGGCATTGATACGCTCTTGCATGCAGTTTGCTATAAATATCAAACGAACTGTGGGGTGACGCAATGAGCGCATTCTATATTAGGTAAGGGGGAGTAACCGATATAGATGTGGATATAGCCGTTGTTAGTTTTGGCACCTTATTAGTAGTGACAGGATGTGAGATGCGATCTTACGTCATCTTTGTTGTAGCACGCTTCGTAGCTGGGCTTGGTTTTGGGTTGCTTTTGCGATTACCACATTTGTTCATCCACGTTTTTTTGTCGTTGCTATGGGTGTGTGCGACTTGAGTGCCAATGGGTAGCGTATTGATGTTTATCTTTGCGCCGCTTCTGGTAACTGTTACACATATTGATGCACTTGTGTTGTTTCAATCTTTTGGTATTGCCGTTGCACTAGTCCTGATGATTCTCGTGATTTCACGACATCCAGATACGGAAGCAATAAGTGTACATGTGAGAGATGTGTTTACAGCAATCATTAGCTTGTTAAATGCCGTATCCCATGTGTTGTTGCGTGTTTTTGCTACCAGAGTTGGACTGCGCTTATGATTGATGTTGTTGTCAGGATTTCTTGTCAGTGTCGTGTGGATGTTATTACTCATACATAGTTTAGCTACGGTAGAAGCTGCAAGTTTAGCAGTGGCTATCTTTGGTGGATTGATTCCCACTGGATATTGGGTTTCTTATGCTCATTCCAGTAGGATTCCTGATGACCTTTGCACGCTATAACATCACTGTTATCTTTTGCATGAACAAAAGGTGTAGATAGTACGGCAGTTAGTAAACACGCGTTATCCATGGGTCTCCTTTAATGAGAGCAAGGTTAGCGCGTGTTTTTTGTGATTTATTTTACATCTGTTGGTAAATACGAAGTATAAGGATAGCCGCCTATCACAAAACGGTACGTATCGCGATAGAGTGCATGAATTGCTGGATCCGTACTGTTGGCAGCATGAATGAGCGTTTGATCGCCAAAGTAAAATGCATGCACTGTGTCATTTTCAATCTGATCATTATGGAAATAAGTCAGCTCATTGAGATATGCATTGCGTTTATCGGGTGATAATAAGATATCGTGTCCACCTTCGATTTCTACACCTAGGCCATACTTTTTTGCTAGATTTGAAGCTTCTTGTAGGCGAACAAGTGAGGGATTTGTTAGCTCATAGTAGTTAGGCTGTAAGAAGGCGGCACTAATACCCATACCCTTCCAATCACTAAAATAGTTGGCATCAAAAAATGGGATCCAGTAAAAGTGTAATCCATCCTGTTCGATAGTATGGCCTATGTGTTGAACAAGTTCCACATCGCGTGGTTGATCTGCACTCATGGATTCTACATCCCAGTAAAAGCCGACAAGATTTAAATCAGAAAAATTTGATGCAGACCAGTTTGAAAGAAGTGTCGATATAGCTGATGTCTCAGATTGTAAACGGGAACCTTTTGGTGATATCGATCCGGATGGGGGGAGAGGTAAGGATAATATGACGTTTGTTTTCATGTAAGGTGTGTGCAGTTTCTTGTCGACTTGACTAGTCGCTTGGTTTAATGCTGCAAGTTGTTCATTTGGCGCAAATAAGTTGGCAACGTAATGATTCCACCCGGAAGTTGTGGTTACAGATCCATATGGTAAAAAGAGTGCGGAGTTAAAAAAGTGTCCAGCTAGTGTCCCTGTGCGATTGATGTACCCAAGCATGGGGACAAACTTTGCTGTAGTCCAACTAGAGTGTACAGGTTGGTTTGGTCCTCCTGAATAAGCGAGAAAAATGTTTGACATGCCAACGGTGCTTTGACTCCATGGAGAAAGGAAGTGATTTACGACTACGGGTTGTACGAGCGCATCCCGTGGAACAAGAGAAAGGTGTTCGGACTTCGGTATTCCTAATGCTGGATTATAGCTAACTTGAAAATTGCGAGCAAAAACCCATACGGCAACAGGGAATGTTACCTTTATGTAGCGTGCAATTTGCGGTTGAATACTGAGATGAACATGAACAACGCCTGAGTTATTTGTTGGAGCAGAAATATTCTTGGTAACTGATTTCCAATCTTTACTATTTTGGGATAAAGAAAAAGTTACCTGATCCGGAATATAAATTCCTTCGGATGGATTTGAATCAAATGTCAACGAAATATCCGAAATGGCCTCTTCTGATCCGATGTCGGTGTAGATGGTGCGCCCCATTTGGCGACAATAGCCTGTCCACGTTGAACTATACTCAGTGATGCCACCTGATGGTCCAGGATGGTTGTTTTGAATGTGTTCAAAATATGGGTCTACTGGGCCATCCACTTGAACGCTTGTATTTTGAGTGGTTGCTAAATTTTGCAAAGTGGTGGGAATGGTACTGCTAGTCTGC
Encoded proteins:
- a CDS encoding glycosyltransferase family 2 protein produces the protein MTLPTVSVIIPVHNGRTTIGQTINAIEAQSIPTEIIVIDDGSTDQTTDLIKLFYPQVKCIRQEHKGPSAARNTGIQMATGDYVAFCDADDVWLPNKLQWQCAVLEHEPQIDMLVSQVTTDPNQITRNQGPWPLRPIELQEVLEGSPLPSTAIMRAGFATKIGAWDESLPVLEDLDYFARAAKIGLLVSLHLPLVYYRVRTNSLSHHTLLNYAHLKQVLARFVKDGKQLNALITGHMHGVAN
- a CDS encoding transglutaminase-like domain-containing protein, yielding MLVRQQWERSQRKQRYLSGKKTLVGMTTLALCTMAGAPAFAMSHSTNTHEDTVRAPMRGSSSTLILPIVANGQQINLTIPTIPENYFGDGEISVIGTIDLNGIMVNISGVKLGLNVTSGTEGVLQIIGVPYVTSIAVSGQSDTVQTGVNDALALTAINAKGESMGIPSEVRVKENVTGPQGVGTSEYGVTDGAFYAKVAGTYTITPVITEFGETVTGPSITITVTSTSTSKATGTTGTTGTTGTTGTTGTTGTTGTTGTTGTTGTTGTTGTFLSGDGQSVPSVTLQNAATNDQAFWTRASESLYVIAQTANPVNTSAQGGTMLSVAPGQTLFLAAYEATGNVPNSETTWDVNSPDAKISTTPGQMYGGTNGTQMMATAQFVASKPGVYTIQADDHGTYSVPLVITVGKSSLASVPFTESATQMGVLPLPSSLPTQTPVQAGGISYTTYPAQGTWIPISGTVNGTASSMTALLLYGGQEWSYRLPVGTNGTFSGYVESPFTGAVTVDLVPDFLSALTKNQGSLPTADYATEYTVDPTGASLTSTQAGLLSSTTMDDNVNPPYQTIADALIENSPTLNTGIEAISNYVSDLVVYDFNELNANQYVWQDAGTTFTNQSGVCENYAQLTASMLRLVGIPAQTIGGYGDATWTTPNYSDTNPQDAHEWVEAWNGSEWVMLDPTWADGNQSVNNLLTNQYFTNTVSFSETHAAQADQIGTDFSAYGRKNSLYSKSHNYDPLF
- a CDS encoding tetratricopeptide repeat protein, translating into MFTIKNKLLGIGAAGLITAMSLTGCGTTTTTSTSPTTTVPSTTNSNKPQNNVVVKNPNGTESVIVGGSTYKGAAKLKHFESLAQSQPTNEQAQINAALSANVNSHPHLAISYYEKAIKIAPTDAIPYNNIGNIYLRTLGQPQKALPYYQKATQVNPTYAYGWWNLALCQGQLKNITAEKQTLQQALKTIPKSDPLYSTIKQLQTSVLKAK
- a CDS encoding glycosyl hydrolase family 18 protein; this translates as MRTKTWMTMVAIASLSFSLSTAACADSLPYKDISDSFAQTAIVQLTQAGDIHGYPNGTFRPHAVITRGQFLAYMMNVLEPYTGITAVPHGTFYPDVPPGNWDYNVVGSAQVAGWLNTYWLNLSDGFHENDQASRGDAASMFVGALEHSKFDFTLPQGVTPLTYATELGMFAGLPATANPVYFNRADAAVVLNNVLTLCKQFVAKGPVGIRGELPDVVSGSSSQTSSASTTASTASTTSSTTTSSVPFTTMVTTSGSQIDVVLGFNYGGSLASDLTEDEQDTDVNTIVYDGFHLNSSLQFNGTLPASFADTLHTYGKQVYGLFGTEDPTLLTEALATTQSRAALVQQIASVCDTSHLDGANIDFEDVPGSLESDLTAFMQQLTTALQASGMKTSIDVAVPSAGSWSQAYDYGQLGKITNYVFLMAYDEHWSGDITPGTVASLQWVQNNVNILLQDGTPADHLILGLPLYTRAWQTGNTTQMHSIPIGEMESMIASGQTTQSSFDQSVNQWVNVYNDSTGTQWEFWQDGFKNLQSMGSLAIKDQLAGVGYWQLGDETPSQWSFILPVGLGGTAIASSSSNTTGA
- a CDS encoding cytochrome P450, with the protein product MSNHSPEGMPAILVPVQELESREARLDPFPWFSTMRKASPVRYDATRHSWDVFCYDEVLAVLKDHDTFSSVRPKLGPRLLGSVIGEDPPKHQQLRNIVSRAFTPKTVADLEPRIKAIITDLIDQAIEEHGHFDFVAKIAVPLPVIVIAELLGVPIDDRPLFKHWSDVIAKGATENSMSGLATLMSEKTQAKEELDSYFLHILNERRVDPKEDLISHLVQAEVNGEHLRDEDLLEFCILLLAAGNETTTNLLTNTVRRYCEDPSLQVYLREHLEAIDVATEESLRFYSPIQATNRYATKDVQLGGHIIHEGDQVVVWIGSANRDEQQFVAADTFVMDRHPNKHIAFGHGIHFCLGAPLARLEAHVALPAILERMYAMHFEMDGTLQPIPSSLVYGTSQMEIAYRLPS
- a CDS encoding DUF4855 domain-containing protein gives rise to the protein MQVSRMKVVMTMAAGILGSVMTIAPAFAMTGSAATSSTSTQTSSTIPTTLQNLATTQNTSVQVDGPVDPYFEHIQNNHPGPSGGITEYSSTWTGYCRQMGRTIYTDIGSEEAISDISLTFDSNPSEGIYIPDQVTFSLSQNSKDWKSVTKNISAPTNNSGVVHVHLSIQPQIARYIKVTFPVAVWVFARNFQVSYNPALGIPKSEHLSLVPRDALVQPVVVNHFLSPWSQSTVGMSNIFLAYSGGPNQPVHSSWTTAKFVPMLGYINRTGTLAGHFFNSALFLPYGSVTTTSGWNHYVANLFAPNEQLAALNQATSQVDKKLHTPYMKTNVILSLPLPPSGSISPKGSRLQSETSAISTLLSNWSASNFSDLNLVGFYWDVESMSADQPRDVELVQHIGHTIEQDGLHFYWIPFFDANYFSDWKGMGISAAFLQPNYYELTNPSLVRLQEASNLAKKYGLGVEIEGGHDILLSPDKRNAYLNELTYFHNDQIENDTVHAFYFGDQTLIHAANSTDPAIHALYRDTYRFVIGGYPYTSYLPTDVK